The nucleotide window CTCGAACCCCGCGGTGACGGAGGCGTTGCTGAAGGCGGGCGCGGACATGGAGACGATAAACGACCGCAGCGACACGGCGCTTCATCTGTCGGCTCGCTTCAACTCGAACCCCGCGGTGACGGAGGCGTTGTTGAAGGCAGGGGCGGACATGGGGGCGAGAAACACCGAAAACGACACGGCGCTTCATCTGTCGGCCGCCTTCAATGCCAACCCCGAGGTAACGAAGGCGTTGCTGGAGGCGGGCGCGGACATGGGGGCGAGAAACACCGCAAACGAGACGCCGTTGCATCTGTCGGCCGCCCTCAACTCCAACCCCGCGGTGACGGAGGCGTTGCTGAAGGCGGGCGCGGACATGGAGGCGAGAGACACCGAGCGCCGCACGCCGTTGCATCTGTCGGCTTATGTAAACTCCAACCCGGAGGTGATAGAGGCGTTGGTAAAGGCTGGGGCCGGAATTCAAGCGAAAAACGAACAGGGCGATATGCCAATAGACTTGCTCGAAAAAAACGACAACTTTTCCAAGATCAAGGGAACAGACGTTTACCGGGACCTTTGCGGGGGCGACAGATAGGCGTATGCCAGGGTCGTCTTGATGCTCTCGTGGCAGAGCAATTCTTTGATGGTGAAGATGCAGGTGTCCATCACGGCGAGTTGGCCGGGAAGTCGTGTCTCATGCAGTTCCATGAAAAATGCTGGATGCAGTCTCTTTTCTGCAGATTGCCCCACGTTTTTTTCGTGTCGTCCAATGGAACCTCCAAGGTCTGCACGGAAAGATGAAGTTGCTGTAAATGCCTTGCTTTCCGGCTCGTTTTTGCCAATCTTTCAGCGCGATCAGGTGTCTTTTTCGCTCATGGGGCAAAATGCCTGATCTTCCTCGCCGAGTCCGCACCTGGTACGAAGGGAACCCCTGTCTTTTTCTGGTCGTGCTAAAAAGTACTGTTACTCCGCTACTTTTTCCAAAGGAAGCACATGAACCCCCCTCTGCCCCTCTCGTATCCGGCTTTCTCCGCCTCTTCGCAGATTTCCTCAGCCTTTGCCCCCGGGTGGATAAACAGGCACTCTTTGAATGCTTCGGGTTCCTTTGGAACCAAGGCTCTCATTTCGTTTTCCGTCACGAAGCGCGCGTGCCGGAAGACAGAGTCCTGCTTCGCGGCAATTTCACTGTATAGCTCTCCCCAATCGCTCTTTTTGTTTATGGTGCCGATAAGGAGGGAGCCTCCGGGTTTCAACACCCTGAACAGCTCGTCAATTGCTCTTTGCCTGTCGTCAAAAAACTCGAAAGCGGCCATTGATACAACCGCGTCGAACGTGTCCTCCGGGTAATCAAGCACCGCGACGTCCATCAGGGTGAATTCAGCCTGGATGCCCCTGATCTTGGCTTTGTCCCTCGCGACCTCCAGCATTTTTATCGAAGTGTCAACGCCCGTCACCTTGCAGCCC belongs to Synergistaceae bacterium and includes:
- a CDS encoding class I SAM-dependent methyltransferase, giving the protein STYDQWYETPLGNFVDRVERACALELLAPSPGMKVLDAGCGTGNFSLTLAKLGCKVTGVDTSIKMLEVARDKAKIRGIQAEFTLMDVAVLDYPEDTFDAVVSMAAFEFFDDRQRAIDELFRVLKPGGSLLIGTINKKSDWGELYSEIAAKQDSVFRHARFVTENEMRALVPKEPEAFKECLFIHPGAKAEEICEEAEKAGYERGRGGFMCFLWKK